The genomic window CCGCGCTCGACGACATGCGGATCACGATCGACGGATGCGCCGCCATGAACTGCGGCAACCGTGGGCCGAGCCACTTGGCGGCAAAGCTCGGCGAGCAGTGGACCGCGAGTTCGCTGCGGGATTGCAGTGGACGCAGCTCGGCGCACGCATCCTCGATCTGATCGAAAGCCGGACTTAGCTGGTCCAGCAACCTTTGGCCGTCGACGGTCAGCGTCACCTTGCGTACACCGCGCGTGAAGAGCGCACGGCCGAACCATGTTTCAAGCGCGCGCACCTGATGGCTGATGGCGGACGGCGTCAGATGCAGCTCTTCGCCTGCTTGCGTGAAGCCGCCAAGCCGCGCCGCTGCCTCGAAGGCGCGGAGTGCGAAGAAGGATGGAAGACGTCGCATCGGAAGTGCTGGTTTTCACGAGCATAGATGAATCTGTTTCAGCCATTGGGGAACAGTCGTCCTTTGTCAACGCGGCCGCCGATGCGGATGATCTGCGTCTTGCGTGCCCGTCACGACTTGCATTCGCAACCTGCAACACAACCAGCCAGAGACAACAACATGCTCGACATCAAGAAGCGCATTTCGGTTTATCAGCCCGAACAGGTTGGACTGAAGTTCCCCGAGATCCCGACCTTCACCAACCACGCCGAAGAGCGCCAGTACCTGAAGGAACATCTCGTCGCCGCCTGCCGTGCGTTCGCGCAGCAAGGATTCGACTACGGCTTCGCAGGCCACTTGACGATTCGCGATCCGGAGCGGCCGCACCTGTACTGGACCAACCCGATGGCGGTGCATTTCTCGCTGGTCAAGGTGTCGAACCTGATCCTGGTGGACCACGATGGCAGGGTCGTCGAAGGCGACTACGCAGTCAATCGCGCCGGCTTCGTGTTGCATGCCGCGGTGCATGACGCGCACCCCGACATCCTCGCGATGTGCCATGCGCACACGGTGTACGGCACGGCCTTCGCATCGCTCGGCAAGAAGCTCGAACCCATCACGCAGGACGCCGCCGCGTTCTTCGAAGACCACGCGGTGATCGGCGATGAGGCAGGCCAGGTCGCTGTCGAGAAAGAGGCTGGCAACAAGGTCGCCAACGCGTTCAAGGGCGTGAAGGCGGCAATCCACCAAAACCACGGGCTGCTGACGGCCAGCCGCCACAGCATCGATGCGGCGGCCTTCTGGTTCATCGCGCTTGAACGTTGCTGCCAGCAGCAACTGCTGGTCGACGCCAGCGGCGTCACGCCACGACTGGTCACGCCGGAACGCGCGCGCTACAGCCGCGAGCATGTCGGTAGCGAGTTCATCGGCTGGCTGCATTTCCAGACGCTGTACGACCAGATCGCGGCAACGCAGCCGGACATGTTCGACTGAGCCGGACCATGAACACGACGACCTTGCCGCGTGCTGCGGTAGCCACTCCGCGCGCCGACGATGCTGCCTATGCGCGCGTCACATGGCGGCTGCTGCCGCTGCTATTCATCTGCTACGTCGCGGCCTATCTGGACCGCGTGAACGTGGGCTTCGCTAAGCTGCAGATGCTTAACGAGCTGCACTTCAGCGAAGCAATGTACGGTCTGGGCGCCGGCATTTTCTTCATTGGCTATTTCATCTTCGAAGTGCCGAGCAACCTGGCGTTGCATCGCTTCGGCGCGCGTAAGTGGATCGCGCGGATCATGATCAGCTGGGGCTTGATCTCGGGCTGCATGATGTTCGTGCAGACACCGACCTCGTTCTACATCCTCCGCTTTTTCCTGGGTGTGGCCGAAGCCGGTTTCTTCCCGGGGATCATCCTGTACCTCACCTACTGGTACCCGGCCGCACGCCGCGCTAAGGTGACGTCGCTCTTCATGACGGGCATCCCGATGGCCGGCGTGATCGGTGGACCGTTGTCGGGCTGGATCCTTTCTGCCTTCGACGGCGTGCAGGGCATGTCCGGCTGGAAGTGGCTGTTCCTGATCGAGGCCGTGCCTTCCATCCTGCTCGGCGTGCTGGTGCTGCTCGTGCTCAATGACAAGATCGCCGATGCGCGCTGGCTGAGCGAGCGCGAAAAGCAGATGCTGCAAAAGAACATCGACGCCGATGGTGCGCATATCGAAAGCCACTCTGCGTCGGGCGCCTTCCGCAACCCCAAGGTGTGGGTGTTGAGCGCGGCCTACTTCGGCTTCATCATGGGTCTGTACGGCATCGGCTTCTGGTTGCCATCGCTGGTCAAGGCATCGGGCGTGGCGAATACGACGACCATCGGCCTGCTGGTCGCGCTGCCCTATGCGGCCGCGGTGGTCTGCATGATCTGGACCAGCCGCAACTCAGACCGCACCGGTGAGCGGCGCTGGCATATCGCCATCCCGGCGCTTGTCGGTGCTGTCGGTCTGGTGGCGAGCACGCTCGTGCCGCAGACGCCGCTGTGGGCCGTGGTCACGCTGAGCATTGCGACCATGGGCATCCTTACCGGCCTGGCGCAATTCTGGTGTTTGCCACCGGCATTTCTGGGCGGCGCCGCAGCTGCGGCGGGCATCGCACTCATCAACTCGGTGGGCAACCTCGCCGGCTTTGTCAGCCCCTTCATCGTCGGCTGGATCAAGGACGTGACGGGCAGCACCAACAATGGCCTGTTCGTGATCGCGGCGAGTCTCATCGTGGGCGGCGCGATCGTGCTGTCCATGTCCAGGCGGGCGCTGGAACAACGCAGGTAGCGCCTACCGCAATCGCGAGCGCGATTTGGCCGAGTTCACGGTGCGTGCAAGGCCTGCGAAGAGCGGTGGACAATGGCGTTCCCGTCCAAGGAGCCAGTCATGCACCTCACTTTGCAAACCCTTTTCGGTACTGCGTTACCCCTTGCTCAGGCGCCGATGGCAGGCGTGCAGGGCAGTGCACTCGCCATCGCAGTCAGCAACGCAGGCGGCCTCGGTTCGCTGCCCTGCGCCATGCTCGGCGCCGACGCGATCCGTAGCGAGATCACCGCCATCCGCGCAGGCACCGACAAGCCCTACAACGTCAACTTCTTTTGCCACACGCCGCCGGAGCCCGATGCCACGCGAGACGCCGCATGGCGCAGCGCCCTGGCGCCTTACTACCGCGAGTTCGACATCGACCCGAAGAGCGTCGGTGCCGGGCCTGGCCGCAATCCGTTCGATGAAGCGGCGGCGGCCGTGCTGGCCGAATTCCAGCCGCCGGTCGTCAGTTTCCATTTTGGCTTGCCGTCGCCCGCGCTGCTCGCAAAAGTCAAGCGTTGGGGTTCGAAGGTGTTGGCCTCGGCGACAACGCTCGACGAGGCGCTGTGGCTCGAAGCGCATGGGGCCGACGCGGTCATCGCGCAAGGCCTTGAGGCGGGTGGCCATCGTGGTCACTTTCTTTCGCACGACCTTACGCGGCAACTCGGTACCTTCGCGCTCTTGCCGCAGTTGGTGCGCGCGCTGAAGGTGCCGGTGATCGCTGCGGGCGGCATCGCCGATGCCGATGGCGTCGCGGCGGCCATGACGCTGGGTGCCGCGGGAGTTCAGATCGGCACCGCGTTTCTGTTGTGCCCCGAGGCCACGACGACGAGCCTGCATCGCGCGGCATTGCAAAGCGAGGCCGCGCGGCACACGGCGTTGACCAACGTCTTCACTGGGCGACCGGCACGCGGCATCGTGAACCGCGTGATGCGCGAGCTCGGACCGATCGGTACCGCGCCGCCGGAGTTTCCGATGGCGACCGCCGGTATCGCGCCATTGCGTGCCAAGGCCGAA from Variovorax sp. PAMC28562 includes these protein-coding regions:
- a CDS encoding MFS transporter; this translates as MNTTTLPRAAVATPRADDAAYARVTWRLLPLLFICYVAAYLDRVNVGFAKLQMLNELHFSEAMYGLGAGIFFIGYFIFEVPSNLALHRFGARKWIARIMISWGLISGCMMFVQTPTSFYILRFFLGVAEAGFFPGIILYLTYWYPAARRAKVTSLFMTGIPMAGVIGGPLSGWILSAFDGVQGMSGWKWLFLIEAVPSILLGVLVLLVLNDKIADARWLSEREKQMLQKNIDADGAHIESHSASGAFRNPKVWVLSAAYFGFIMGLYGIGFWLPSLVKASGVANTTTIGLLVALPYAAAVVCMIWTSRNSDRTGERRWHIAIPALVGAVGLVASTLVPQTPLWAVVTLSIATMGILTGLAQFWCLPPAFLGGAAAAAGIALINSVGNLAGFVSPFIVGWIKDVTGSTNNGLFVIAASLIVGGAIVLSMSRRALEQRR
- a CDS encoding class II aldolase/adducin family protein; translation: MLDIKKRISVYQPEQVGLKFPEIPTFTNHAEERQYLKEHLVAACRAFAQQGFDYGFAGHLTIRDPERPHLYWTNPMAVHFSLVKVSNLILVDHDGRVVEGDYAVNRAGFVLHAAVHDAHPDILAMCHAHTVYGTAFASLGKKLEPITQDAAAFFEDHAVIGDEAGQVAVEKEAGNKVANAFKGVKAAIHQNHGLLTASRHSIDAAAFWFIALERCCQQQLLVDASGVTPRLVTPERARYSREHVGSEFIGWLHFQTLYDQIAATQPDMFD
- a CDS encoding NAD(P)H-dependent flavin oxidoreductase, whose amino-acid sequence is MHLTLQTLFGTALPLAQAPMAGVQGSALAIAVSNAGGLGSLPCAMLGADAIRSEITAIRAGTDKPYNVNFFCHTPPEPDATRDAAWRSALAPYYREFDIDPKSVGAGPGRNPFDEAAAAVLAEFQPPVVSFHFGLPSPALLAKVKRWGSKVLASATTLDEALWLEAHGADAVIAQGLEAGGHRGHFLSHDLTRQLGTFALLPQLVRALKVPVIAAGGIADADGVAAAMTLGAAGVQIGTAFLLCPEATTTSLHRAALQSEAARHTALTNVFTGRPARGIVNRVMRELGPIGTAPPEFPMATAGIAPLRAKAEAQGSGDFSPLWSGQNATGCKPLPAHDIVQNLAKGFAQSLLSHSFDPTPP